AAAAATCATGAATAACGAAATCAAGATCCGCGGTGCCCGCACCCACAACCTCAAAAACATCAATCTAGACATCCCTAGAGAGAAACTCGTCGTCCTTACTGGCTTATCAGGCTCAGGCAAAAGCTCATTGGCTTTTGACACCCTCTATGCAGAAGGTCAACGCCGCTATGTTGAATCTCTCTCAGCTTACGCCCGTCAGTTTTTGCAACTCATGGAAAAGCCAGATGTCGACACGATTGAAGGTCTTTCACCTGCGATTTCGATTGAGCAAAAAGCTACAAGTCACAATCCACGATCTACCGTTGGTACTGTTACGGAAATTCATGATTACCTGCGCTTGTTATTTGCGCGCGCTGGAACGCCACATTGCCCGGACCACGACCTGCCACTAGAAGCGCAAAGCGTTTCTCAAATGGTCGACACCGTTCTTTCGACGCCAGAAGATACGAAGTTGATGATTCTGGCTCCAGTAGTTAGCGAGCGCAAAGGTGAGTTCGTTGACCTCTTCCAAGACCTGCAAGCACAAGGCTTTGTGCGCTTCCGCGTCCGCTCGGGTGGCGGCACTGCAAACGTTGCTAAAGCAGAAATTTTTGAAGTCGATCAATTGCCAACACTCAAGAAAAACGATAAACATTCGATTGAGGTAGTTGTTGATCGAATTAAGGTGCGCCCTGATATTCAGCAACGGCTCGCCGAGTCTTTTGAGACTGCTTTACGCCTAGCGGATGGCAAGGCCATGATTGTGGACATGGATACCGGCAAAGAGATGATCTTCTCAAGCAAATTTGCTTGCCCAGTTTGCTCATACTCCCTACAAGAATTAGAGCCACGCCTCTTCTCCTTCAACAACCCAATGGGCGCCTGCCCTTCCTGTGATGGGCTTGGACATCAGTCCTTCTTTGACCCAAAGCGCATCGTCGCTCACCCAGACCTATCACTAGCTTCTGGTGCGATTAAAGGTTGGGACCGTCGCAATCAGTTCTACTTCAAGCTTCTCCAAACCCTTGCTAAGCACGGTGGTTTTGATGTGGAAAAACCTTTTGAAACAATGTCCAAGAAACAACAAGATCTTATTCTTTTAGGTTCTGGTGATGTCACCATTCCTTTTGAGTACATCAACGAGCGCGGCAAGAACAGTATTCGTGAACATGCTTTTGAAGGCATTGTTGCTAACTTCGAAAGACGCTATCGCGAAACCGACTCCATGACTGTGCGCGAGGAACTATCTCGTTATCAGAATGTGCAAACCTGCCCTGAATGCAATGGCAGTCGCTTGCGCAAAGAAGCGCGCTTTGTCAAAGTTGGCGAGAAAAAGCAATCACGCGCAATTTATGAAATCAGCGCACTGCCACTCAAAGAAGCCAAAGAATATTTTGAGGCACTCGAACTTAAAGGCGCTAAACGAGAAATCGCCGACAAAATTGTCAAAGAAATTAGTGCTCGTCTACGCTTCTTAAATGACGTTGGCCTAGACTATCTCTCTCTTGAACGCAGAGCCGACACCCTGTCTGGCGGTGAAGCGCAGCGTATCCGCCTGGCAAGCCAGATCGGCTCCGGCTTAACGGGCGTGATGTATGTTTTAGATGAGCCGTCAATTGGATTGCATCAACGCGATAACGATCGCCTGATTGGAACTCTTAAACACCTGCGTGATTTAGGTAATAGCGTCTTAGTGGTTGAGCATGACGAAGACATGATCCGCGCTTCTGACTGGGTGATTGATATTGGCCCGGGCGCAGGTGTTCATGGCGGCGAAGTCGTTGCCCAAGGCACTCCAGCAGAAGTCGAAGCCAACCCAAACTCGTTAACCGGCGCCTATCTCGCTGGACGCGAAGCTATTGCTGTTCCCGAAAAACGCATTCCAGTGAACGATCGCTTCCTAGAAATCATTGGCGCGCGTGGAAATAATTTGCAATCGGTGCATGCCAAGATTCCTGTTGGCCTATTAACTTGTGTGACCGGTGTATCGGGTTCAGGCAAATCCACCTTAATTAATGACACCCTGCACCACGCTGTTGCCCAACATCTGTATGGCTCAAATGCAGAGCCAGCAGCGCATGACGCAATCAAAGGTTTAGAACATTTCGATAAAGTCATCAGCGTCGATCAATCTCCAATTGGAAGAACACCACGTTCTAACCCGGCCACCTATACAGGCTTATTTACTCCCATTAGAGAGCTCTTTGCTGGCGTTCCTGCATCACGTGAGCGTGGCTACGAAGCCGGTAGATTCTCTTTTAACGTCAAGGGTGGCCGCTGCGATTCTTGCGAAGGCGATGGTGTTCTTAAAGTGGAGATGCACTTCTTGCCGGATGTCTATGTACCCTGTG
Above is a window of Polynucleobacter necessarius DNA encoding:
- the uvrA gene encoding excinuclease ABC subunit UvrA; this encodes MNNEIKIRGARTHNLKNINLDIPREKLVVLTGLSGSGKSSLAFDTLYAEGQRRYVESLSAYARQFLQLMEKPDVDTIEGLSPAISIEQKATSHNPRSTVGTVTEIHDYLRLLFARAGTPHCPDHDLPLEAQSVSQMVDTVLSTPEDTKLMILAPVVSERKGEFVDLFQDLQAQGFVRFRVRSGGGTANVAKAEIFEVDQLPTLKKNDKHSIEVVVDRIKVRPDIQQRLAESFETALRLADGKAMIVDMDTGKEMIFSSKFACPVCSYSLQELEPRLFSFNNPMGACPSCDGLGHQSFFDPKRIVAHPDLSLASGAIKGWDRRNQFYFKLLQTLAKHGGFDVEKPFETMSKKQQDLILLGSGDVTIPFEYINERGKNSIREHAFEGIVANFERRYRETDSMTVREELSRYQNVQTCPECNGSRLRKEARFVKVGEKKQSRAIYEISALPLKEAKEYFEALELKGAKREIADKIVKEISARLRFLNDVGLDYLSLERRADTLSGGEAQRIRLASQIGSGLTGVMYVLDEPSIGLHQRDNDRLIGTLKHLRDLGNSVLVVEHDEDMIRASDWVIDIGPGAGVHGGEVVAQGTPAEVEANPNSLTGAYLAGREAIAVPEKRIPVNDRFLEIIGARGNNLQSVHAKIPVGLLTCVTGVSGSGKSTLINDTLHHAVAQHLYGSNAEPAAHDAIKGLEHFDKVISVDQSPIGRTPRSNPATYTGLFTPIRELFAGVPASRERGYEAGRFSFNVKGGRCDSCEGDGVLKVEMHFLPDVYVPCDVCHGKRYNRETLDIRYKGKNIHEVLSMTIEQAHEFFEAVPVVKRKLKTLLDVGLGYVKLGQSATTLSGGEAQRVKLSLELSKRDTGSTLYILDEPTTGLHFHDIQLLLTVIQTLKKQGNTIVIIEHNLDVIKTADWIIDLGPKGGAGGGQIIATGTPEDVAKNEASFTGHYLAPLLTRKSPAPAVSKKKK